CGCGCCCTCTCGGGCCACTGGCTCGGAAAGACACACTGGCTTTCGGGCGGGCTGGAAAACTTGAAAGCGCCGGTTCACATACGAGCACCAAGCAATAGGCAGGCCGCCTGCCAACCCCCTGAAATGACAAGTGTCGGGAAGTCGTCAGCGCACGAGTTGCGGCCCGCCACCTCGCAAACTTTGCGAGGTTCGCAAAATGTAGCCGGGTCCGGGATTAACCGGACAGCTCGGACAGAATCTCCAGGTAGGCGGAGCGGGCCCGGGCGATGTCGCCGGCCTTGAAGCTGATGGCGGACACCACGGGGTGACCGCCGCCGCCGTAGCGCGAGGCGATGGCGGCCAGGTCATGCCGCCGCTCCTGGGGGCGCCACGGGTTGGAGCCGAGCGACACCTTGGCGCGCGAGGGCCCCTGTCCCACCCAGAGGGTGTAGCGGGCCTCGGGGTAGAGGGCGTAGGCGATGAACTTGTTGAGGCTGTCGACGCCCTCGTCCGCGAGGTCGAAGGAGACGACGCCCTTGTCGTACCGGGCCTTGGAGCGCACCAGGTCGATGTGGCCCCGGTGGCGCTCGAGCAGCGGCGCGAGCGGCCCGGCGATCAGCGGCGAGGCGGCGATGGACGCCAGCGACTCGGTCTGCATCCGCGCGATGACCTGGGGGATGAGGGCTGGGTCCTTGTTGGCCTCGAGCACCGTCATGATGCGCAGGGCCGGCTCCTCCAGCGCCACGGCCATTTCCGGGTTGGGGAAGAGCGCGCCGTCGATGATCTCCGCCCAGTGGAGGAGCTCGGCCATGGGCGACGGGTCCCACCCGAAGCGCTCACGCGCCACGTCCGCCAGGTAGCAGGTGCAGCTCTTGCGGTGGGCGTCGTGGAACTTGTGCCCACTGGTGTCGGCACGGAAATGGGCCTCGTCCCCCGGCTGCTGGAAGGCGGAGACGTGGTGGTCGAACCACCAGGTGAGCCGCGGATCCTGGCTGTAGCGGAAGTCGACGATGACGTTCTCGTCCCCGGAGAAGACGGCCGCGTCGATGGGCGCGCCTCCCGCCTGATGCGACAGCCCCCGGTAGGTGAAGGTGGCATCCGGCCGGACGCGCTCCCGGTAGAAGCGGGTGAAGACCGCCGCACTCGCGGCCCCGTCGAAGCAGCTGTCGTGGAAGAGAACCTGGACGTTCATGGGGTGGGCTTACCCTGACTCACCTGTCAGATGTGGACGAAAAGACTCAACGAAACGAGGCATGGGCCACTGGAAGATTGAACGAAGTTTGGAATCCCTCCCCAGGGTCTGAGACGAATGGCGACTACAAGTCCCTGATTTCCTGGAGAGGGCTGGCGGACGAGCCCTTGGCATGCCGCATGCAAACATACAAGCCGTATCAGTCCATCACCCCACGCGGTGCGGGCGGGAGGACACAATGGTCAAGACGGCGACACGCAAGCGCGGCTCAGTCCAACGCCAGGGGAGACGGGTCATGCCCGCCCCCCGGAGGGCCACCCAACGCAAGGTGACCCCGGCGCTGACGGTGGGAGAGCTCATCGCGGCGGCCTACGACACGGCCGGCGGGGAGAGCGTCGAGGTGCTCAAGCTCGTCACCTCGCCCCAGATGACGCGGGCCCTGGGCCGGCGCATCGTCCTGGTGGGCTGAGACTCCCCTTCCCCGGTGATGGGGGAACGAGGTGAGCCCGCGCGGAGGCGCTCAGGGCGCGTCCGTGACGGAGATGTACTGGTTTTTCGTCGGCTCCCCGGCCAGCAGCCGCGTGAAGTCCTCGGCGTTGTTGGGGTGCACGAGGAAGGTGCCCGCGGGCGTCTCCATGCGCACCGGCTCCGGCAGGACCTGGGAATCCCCCCCGGGGCCACCGCCGCCGGGCACGTCGACGAGGGCATTGGCGCCCCGTGACGGAACGGTCGCGCAGCCAGCGAGGGCCAGCAAGCAGAGCGCGGCGTGGAGCTTCATTCCGAGTCCTCCCAGGTGAAAGCGGCCCGCGAAGCGGGGGGCGCCTGCGTACGTCGCTTCGGGCTGGGAGGCAAGTCCTCGAGCGCGGTGGAGGGACCCAGGACTGTCCATGAGACGACGCCCGCGCCCCGAGCTTCCGGGACGCGGGCGCCGGGCCCTACCTCGCTCTACAAAGGACTACGGGCCGCGCGGCTGCCAGCGCGGGCGGTCGTCATCACCGCCGCCCGTCGAGACGGTGCTGCCAGTCCAGGTATGGATGATGGCGTCGCCCACCTTGAGCGAGGCCTCGTCCGTGGCCTCGGGGTTGATCCGCTGGACCCGCAGCCTGCCCCCGGAGGAGTAGGCGATGAAGCGCCCGTCTGGAGAGAACGACGGCAGGGTCGCCTCGTTCGCCAGCAGCAGCTCGCCGCCCGTGGGCTTTCCATCTGTCCCGATGCCCCGCACGTAGATGGCATTGCCCTGCCGCCCCCCGCAGTCAGCGGTACCACTGCAGATGACACCGCCCGCGGCCGTCTTGACGTAGAAGACCCGGACGTAGGCGACATGTGTCCCGCCCGGCGACCAGGTGTGGTTGGCGATGTACGTCCTGACCGGCCCGGCGGCATTCGTGGCATCCACCTCGGTGGTGGCCGCGATGAGCTCGGGCGTCCCGCCGCTGGCGGCGATGGTGTAGAGCTGGCTGAGCGGCACCGCGTCCGTGCCGAACTGCTCGGTCTGCTCCGCCGCCGGTTTGCTCGTGTCCACGGACAGGTAGAGCAGGATGTTGTTCGCCGCGTTGTGCAGCGGCTGCTCGCTCTGCGCGCCCGCGCCAGTGACGGGAGTGCTCGAGGTGGCACCGGCCGCCCGGGTCAACAGGCCCACGCCACCGGAGCTGTAGGCGAGGCTGCTGCCATCCGCCGACCACGAGGGGAACACGCCGGCGGTGGTGACCGTCTGCACGTCTCCGCCCGTCCCGAGGATGGTGGAGATGCCCGAGACGCTCGCCCCCGTCTGCGTCGCCCAGGCGATGGAGGCCGAGGGCGCCCACTCCATGTAGCGGAAGTCCGAGGTGCCGGCGGCGGTGGCCGTGGTCAGCTCGTTCTTCTGCGCCGCCACGAGCGGGATGTTCCGGGTGACGAGCGTCACGGTGTTGCCAGACGCATCCACGAAGGCCACCGCGGTGCCGTCCTTGTTCCAGCGCGGGGACCGGCTCTGGCCGGTGCCCTCGCTGAGCTTCGTCACGTCGGAAGTCCCGGTGGCCGGATTGCTGCCGGGGGTCTTGTAGCGCACGACCACCGCCTCGGTCGTGTTCGTGCCCGTCAGCTTTCTCGTCACCGCGATGTGGAGCGGCTGGCACGTCTTGGAGCCACCCGAGCCGTCGCAGTACAGGCCCGCCATGCAGCTGGTGGTGTTCGTGCAGGCCTCGCCCTCCTGGAGGGTCATCGTGCCCGCGTCCGTCTGCGTACCGGCATCCGTCTGCGTGCCCGCGTCCGTCTGCGTACCGGCATCCGTCTGCGTGCCCGCGTCCGTCTGCGTGCCCGCGTCCGTCTCCTCCTCGGGCGGAGTCGTGACGTCCCGGGCGACACACTTGTTGTCGACGCAGGCCCACTGCTTCCCCTGGCCCGGGGTCCCCTTCTCGCTGGTGCAGTCGAACTGATCGACACACTCCTCGGAACAACCCGTCGACACCACCATCAGCGCACCCACGAGTGCGCCAAGGACTCCACGCTTGGTCATATGATCCTCCGAAACATCGGCGTGCGTCGTATAGGTTCGCTTCGCGCCCACCGGAGGTGGCGCGTGGCACCCACACTGTTCCCGCTGTCGCGGGCTGAACGCCGGATGCACCGGGCACCGCCGGACCTTTCCGATGATTGACACCCATTGCCACCTCGACGCGACTCGCTTCGATCCGGACCGCCACGAAGTGCTCGACCGGGCCTGGGCCGCCGGGCTGCACGGCATCCTCGTGCCCGGCGTGGGCCCGGAGAACTGGGAGCCCCTGCTCGCCATGTCCCGCGCCGAGCCGCGCCTCCAGGTGGGGCTCGGCATCCACCCCCAGCTGCTCCCGGACCTCCCTCCCGAGCAGGATGAGGAGCACCTCGAGCGGCTGGACGCGCTGCTCGCCCGGGGCGGCGCCATCGCCGTGGGCGAGTGTGGATTGGACGGGCCCTCGGCCGCGGGCGCGCCCATGGAGCGGCAGGTGGCGGTGCTGAAGCGGCACCTGGAGCTGGCGCGCAAGCACGGCCTGCCCGTGCTGATGCACTGCTTCCGCGCGCACCCCGCCCTCATCGAGCTCTTCAAGCAGGAGCCCCTGCCCGAGGCCGGCGTGCTGATGCACAGCTACGGCGGGGGCGCGGATCTGGCGCGCTTCTACATCCAGAAAGGCTGCTACTTCTCCTTCGCGGGCCCCGTCACCTGGGCCGAGGCACGCAAGCCGCTGGACGCCCTGCGGGTCATCCCCCCCGACCGGCTCATGGCGGAGACGGACGCCCCGGATCAGGCCCCCACCCCCCACCGGGGACAGCGCTCGGAGCCGGGCTACCTGCCGCGCGTCATCGAGGGGATGGCCCGGGTGCTGGGGGAGCCGGTGGAGGCGCTCGCCCAGCGGACGACCGAGAATGCCCGCCGCCTGTTCCGGGAAGCCTTTCCCCCTCCTTCGCTGTAGGGGAGCGGTCGCGCTATAGAGGCACTCCATGAATCCGCAGCCCACTCCCCCAGAGAACGTCCCCGCCACCGCTGGCACCCCCGCCCCCTCGGAGGCCAGGCCCTTCAAGCTGCACCGGCGCTTCGACCGCACCGGACGCCTGCTCGGTGATTCGGCGATGGAGCGGCTGTCCAACGCCCGCGTGGTGGTGTTCGGCCTGGGCGGCGTGGGCAGCTATGCCGCCGAGGGCCTCGTGCGCAGCGGCATCGGGCACCTGACGCTGGTGGACTTCGACACCGTGTGCGTGACCAACGCCAACCGGCAGCTCCACGCCACCGCGAAGACGGTGGGCAAGCCCAAGGCGGAGCTGATGGCGCAGCGCTGCAAGGACATCAACCCCGACGCCAACATCGAGGGCCTGCGCGAGTTCTACCGTGACGAGCTGGCCGATCAGCTCCTCGCCCCGGGCAGCTATGACTACGTGGTGGACGCCATCGACAACGTGAAGGCGAAGCTGCACCTGCTCCACCGCTGCGTCAGCCTGGGCATCCCCGTGGTGAGCTCCATGGGCGCGGCGGGCCGGTTGGACCCGACGTCCATCCGCGTGGAGGACCTGTGCGAGACGCACATGGACCCCTTCGCCAAGGACATCCGCAAGCTGCTCAAGCGCAAGTACGGCGTGCCCACCGAGCGGCCCACGGGCATCACCGCCGTGTACTCCATCGAGGCGCGGAGGGATCCGGTCTCCCTGCGCTACGACTCGGACGACGGCTTCATGTGCGTGTGCCCCAACGAGAATGACTTCCACTCGTGCGAGCGCCGCACGCAGATCGACGGCAGCGTGGCCTTCGTCACCTCCGTGTTCGGCATGAACGCGGCGGGTGTCGTGGTGCGTCGCCTGTCGCTGGGGCGTTGATCTTCCCCGGGCGAGCCAGCCCCAGGAGGACCGGGTAGACTCCGGGGCCATGGACCCTCGTGCCCACCGGCTGCACCTGCTTCTCCTGCTGCTGTCCGGGCCGGGCCTGTCCGCGTGTCGCGGTGAGTCCGAGCAGGAGCGCCAGCAGAAGGCGCTCCAGAAGTCCGTCCAGCAACTGCTGACGACGCGGGAGTGCGCGGGCTGCGATCTCACGGGCGCCCAGCTCGAGGGGGCGGACCTGCAGGGAGCACGGCTGGCGGGTGCCAGGCTGGAGAACGCGAAGCTCTCCCGGGCCCGCCTGGGCAACGCCGACCTGAGCGGCGCTTCCCTGGGGGGCGCCGATGCACGGGGGGCCGACCTGCGCGGCGCGCGGGTGGACGGCGCTTCCTTCGGGGCCGCGCGGCTCCAGGGCGCCACCCTGGAGGGCGTCGATCTGCGCAAGGTGACGGAGCTGCCCTCGGCCAACTTCGAGGGGGCCAACCTCCGCGCCGTCAATCTGGAGGGATCAAGCCTCACGGGGACGGGCGGAACCTACCGTCGCAGCGAGCCCTCACACGCCTACTCCCTGTCGGCCGGAGGTGGGTGGCTCGCGCGCGCGGACTTCACCGGGGCGAAGCTCCGCTTCACCGTCCTGGCCCGGTGCAACCTCGAGGGGGCCATCTTCCGGGACGCCGATCTGCGCGACGCCGACCTGACGCACGCCAACCTGAAGAACGTGGAGCTCCAGGGGGCCCGGTTGTCGGACGCCATCTGGGAGGATGGGCGCACGTGCGCCGCCGGCTCCCAGGGCAGTTGCCGCCCCCGGTCCCGGTGAGGGAGCACCCGGCCCCGGCGCCCCTACTTCGCGAGGGTGGTGAATTGCTGCTTCAGCACCGTCTTCACCTCATCGTGGAGGGTCTGCCGGCTGGTGGAGTGCGTGACCCTCGTAGAAGGCGGGCTCGCCCTCGGCCCCGCATAGCCGGTTGGCGAGGTAGGCCCCGGAGATCGTCCGGGCCTGCACCGAGTTGTCGCCCGTCCAGCCGTGCGCCTCGAAGACGTGCAGGTTGGTGTACTGCTTGCGCAGCATCCGGAGCTCGTTGCGGAACTGCCAGTTCTCCTCCCAGTACCAGTTCTTGTCCTTCGCCTTCTTCGACTCGGACGCCGGCTTCTGGGCTGCCTTCTGCTTCGCGTCGGAGTCCTCCAGGGGCACGAGGCTGGGCGCGGGGTAGCTGACGGAGCGAAGCACCGGATCCAGGTTGACCGGATCGACGGTACCGCTCACCAACACCACGATGTTGATGACGTTCTCCTTCGGCATGACGGCCTCCGCCGGTGCGCACACGGCGCACGACTGTCGGAAGTCCAACGCACGCCGTCTTCCACGAGAAGCCAGGCCCCCGCCTGGGCTCAGGCCACCTTCGCCGCCGCCGCCTCGCGGCCACAGGGGCGGCGGAAGGCGCAGCGGGTGCACGAGGACAGGTCCTCCGTCTGGGGGAAGGCCGACTCGTCCTTCGGCGTGTTGGTGGCGGGGTTCACCAGCAGCTCGCGCATGCGCGCCACGCTCTGCGCGAAGCGGGCCTTGAAGCCCTCCACCGCGTCGCGGTCCACCTGCACCTCGTGCTCCACCCCGTCATTCAGGTACACCAGCGACGCGCGCACCTTCTCCAGCGGCAGCCGGTAGCGCTGGGACACGTACAGCGCGTAACCCAGCACTTGCTCGTCGTACCCGTCCCGCGCCTTGCCCGTCTTCCAGTCCACCACCACCGGCGAGCCGTCCGCGTCCACGTAGGCGAAGTCCGGAATGGCGAACACCTTCACTCCGTCCAGCGTGAAGGTGGAGAACTCGGCGCCCGCGTCCACCTCCAGCCACTGCGCCGGCTTGAGCCCCCGGGCCAGCGCCGGCCAGCGCGAGGCGAAGAACCACGCCAGCGCCGAGCGCACCGTCTCCGCGTTCTGCTTCCACGCGTCGTCCGGCACCGCCTCCTCGTACTCGTGCTCCACCAGGCCCGAGAACGTCTTGCGGTACTTCTGCGTCCGGTACCCCTTCTCGCGCGAATAGCGGAAGTCCTTGCGCATCAGCTCCAGCGCCCGCGCCTCCACCTTGGACGGCTCCACCTCGCGCCCCGCGCGCCAGTCCAGCAGCGCGTCCTTGATGGCGTCGTGCACCACGCTGCCCGCCCATGCGTAGCGGTTGCTCAGCTTCTTCAGCACGTACAGCTCGCGCACCTCGTTCGGCGCGCCCGACTCCCAACCGCCCCAGGAGCGGTAGTAATAGAAGTAATACGCCCGGGAGCACTCCTGGAGCTTCTCGTGGCGGCTCTTGGACCAGGAGAAGTCGTTGCTGAAGGTACGTGCCATGGCGGACGCGAATACTAGACGGGGGCTCGCTCCGCCAGAAGATGGACAGGCGAGCAGGCACTCCCCCACAGGTCCTTTTCCAGTACCGGCCAACCGCTAAGGTGCGCTCCGCCATGGCGACCAGAGACTTCCAGGAGAAGGTGGTGCTCATCACCGGTGCCTCCAGCGGCATCGGCCGCGCGGCGGCGAAGGCCTACGCCGCCCAGGGGGCCCACATCGTGCTCGCCGCCCGCCGGGAGTCCCAGTTGCTGGACGCCGCGCGCGAGGTGGAAGCACTCGGCGTGCGGGCACTCCCCGTGCGCTGCGACATCACCCGCGAGGAGGACGTGGTCCGTCTCGTGCGCGAGACGGAGGCCGCGTTCGGCGGGCTGGACATCCTCGTCAACAACGCGGGGCTCGGCCTCTACGGCCCCGTCGAGGGCTTCAGCGAGGAGCAGCTCCGCCAGGTGTTCGAGATCAACTTCTTCGGACTGGTGCGCGTCACCCGCGCCGCCCTGCCCCTGCTGCGCAAGCGCGCCCCGGGCTCGCAGGTGGTCAACGTCAGCTCCGTGCTGGGCCACCGGGGCCTGCCGCTGCTCGGCGGTTACGGCGCCTCCAAGGCCGCGGTGAACCTCCTCACCGAGTCCCTGCGCGCCGAGCTCTCCACCGAGGGCATCTCCGTGCTGCTCGTGTCCCCGGGCCTCACCGAGACCGAGTTCCGCGACGCCCGCCTCAACGCCGAGGGCTGGAAGCAGGACGCCATCCCCTTGAACGCGATGAGCTCCGAGGCCGTGGCCGCGGCCATGGTGCGCGCCAGCCGCCGCAAGCGCCGGGAGACCGTGCTCACCCTGCCCGGGCGAGTGATGGTGCTCGCCAACCGGTGGATGCCCGGCCTCTTCGACCGCGTGGCGCGCCGCATCGCGAATCCCGCGAAGACGCCATGAGCCCCCAGCGCAAGCGCAAGGAGCCCGCCTCCGCGCCCCTCGTCGAGCCCGGACGCCGCGCGTCCCTGCGCTCCCGGCTGCTCGAGTGGTACGACCGGCAGAAGCGGGACCTGCCCTGGCGCCGCACGCGCGACCCGTACGCCATCTGGCTCAGCGAGGTGATGCTGCAGCAGACGCAGGTGTCCACGGTGATTCCGTACTGGGAGCGCTTCCTCCAGCGCTTCCCCACGGTGGAGTCCCTCGCCGCCGCGCCATTGCCGGACGTGCTCGCCGCGTGGCGGGGGCTCGGCTACTACTCGCGCGCGCGCAACCTGCACCTCGCCGCCCAGGAAGTGGTGGCCCGCTTCGGCGGCAAGCTGCCCTCCACCGCCGCCGAGCTGCTCACCCTCCCCGGCTTCGGCCGCTACACCTCGGGCGCCGTGGCCTCCATCGCCTTCGGCGAGCCCGCGCCGCTGGTGGATGGCAACGTGGCCCGCGTCCTCTCCCGCATCTTCGAGGTGGAGGGCGCTCCCGGCGACCGCGTCCGCGAGGCCCGGCTGTGGGCGCTCGCCACGGAGCTCGTCCACGGCGAGCGGCCCGGAGACTTCAACCAGGCCCTCATGGAGCACGGCGCCACCGTGTGCCGCCCGGAGAGCCCCCTGTGCCTGCTGTGCCCCGTGCGCGAGGAGTGCCTCGCGTACCGCCACGGCCGCGTGGACGAATTGCCTCCCGCCCGGGTGCGCGCCGCGCCCAAGCGGATGACCCTCGCTGTGGCCGTCTGGGCCCACCAGGGCCGGCTGTTGCTCGCGCGGCGCGCGGAGAAGGGCCTCTTCGGTGGCCTCTGGGAGCTGCCCGCCGCCGAGGTGGAGGACGACATGCCCGACACCGGCTCCGCCGCGAAGCTCGCCGAGGCGCTCGGCGTGGACCTCGAGGTAGGAGAGCACCTCGGCACCGTGCGCCGGCAGCTCACCCACCGTGCGCTCTCACTCCGCCTGCTGCGCGTGACGGGGCCGGCGCGCCCCTCCCATGCGCCCGCCTTCCGTGAGCTGCGCTGGTGCACGCCCGACGAGGCCGCCTCGCTCGGAATGAGCACCGCCATGCACAAGGCCCTCGAGGCCGCCGTCACCGCGGGCGCCCTCGAGGGCTGAGCGCACTACTCGAACACCCCCGGCGCCGACAGGCTGACCCACCAGTTGTTGCGCAGGTTGAGGGCCCGCATCTCCACCGTCCCCTGGTTCCAGTCCCCCAGCAGCACGACGAGGTGCGGCCGGGCCACCACGCCGCCCTTCAACGCCTTCGCCGGACCGGCCGCCGCGTCCCGGATGCCGTAGTACATGAAGGCGTTGTTGGACCCGTCGCGGCTGAGCGGCGCGTTGAAGGGGACACCCGTGGCGGGGCCGGCGATCGCCGCGTACTTCGCCCCCTGGACGACGCTCGTGAACGTGTTCCCCCTGGAGCCGTCGCTGGCGACGTCGAAGTAGCCGAAGTCGACACCCTGCGCGGGAGCATTCATGGAGACATCGACGAACCGCACCCGGGCGTCCATCGCGTCCGCCGGGAAGCCTTCCGGGATGACGGTCAGCCGGGGCGCCAGGGCACCCGTCTGGCCCTGCTTGCCGTTCATCACCACCAGGTAGCGGCGCCCGGCCTCGAGCGGCCCGGTGGGGGCGGCGTCCAGCACCACCGTGCCGTCATCGCCATCCAGGGTCACCTTCAACGAGTGGCCCGTGGCGGTGACCGGTAGCTCGCCGATGGTCGGGTCGTACCCGTAGTAGATCTCCGCCGCGACCTTGCGATCGCCGTTGAGCACCTGCAGGGGCACGGGGTCGTTCCCGTCGACATCGGGCATGACGGCGTGGAGGAAGTAGAGGAGCGGATCCCTCTTCAGCCGGAGGAAGTCGCGCTTGCCTGCGGGAATGAGCAGCAGCGCGGCCTCGCCCTCGTCGGGGAGGGGGCGCCGGTCATCACCCGTCAGGATGGCGAACCAGGAGCCCGCCGAGGCCAGGGCCTGGCTCGGGAGGGAGAAGGACAGCCTGCCGCCCTGCGAGGGCACGTAACGATCCGGCGGGGGCGCGGAGACCACCAGCCGCTGCACGGACTTCGGCAGGGAGGCGCCCTGGGCCGAGTCGGCGGAGAAGGGAGCGAGGGTGACGAAAGGGGACTGCCCGTCCACCGCGAGCCGGCGCGTCTGATCCGAGGTGACCGCCCGGCCCGCGGTGACGAAGCGCAGCCGGACCGAGTCCTTGTCCGCGGCGGCGAACTCCTCATCCTTCAGCACCAGGAGCCTGGGCTTGTCGAAACGATCGTCGCCCGAGGCATGAAGGAATCCGACGCCCACCAGCGTGACATGGGCGTTCTCGGCGAGGGAGAGCACCTCCGAGATGGCCACGGGCGAAGCCGAGGCGGGAGCCTCCGTATCGCGCACCTCGAACCTGAAGCTCGTGCCCGCGGGCACCTCGACGTAGTCGGTCACGGCCTCATCACCCGCTTCCACCGACGCGGAGAACAGCTTCGTTCCCCCCTGGTACACATTGACCTTGAAGGGCTTCCACGGCGCGTCCTCGCTGTCACTGGGATTGTCCTTCAACCCGAGGAAGGCGTTGACGAAGCGCACGTGGGCCAAGGCAGTCCCCGCATCCCCACCGATATTGCCGGCGTCTGGATTTCCGGCGTCCGGATTGCCCGCATCAGGATTGCCAGCGTCTGGATTGCCACCCTGACCCGCGTCCACCGTGGGCTCGCCCGGCGGATTGTCGTCACACCCGGCGCCACCCACCAGGCACAGCCCCATCATCAATACCCATACACCCAACGCACGTCTCATCGAACATCCCCTCCAAAAGGAATCGCCGCGTCCGGACACGATCTCC
This is a stretch of genomic DNA from Archangium violaceum. It encodes these proteins:
- a CDS encoding DHH family phosphoesterase, which produces MNVQVLFHDSCFDGAASAAVFTRFYRERVRPDATFTYRGLSHQAGGAPIDAAVFSGDENVIVDFRYSQDPRLTWWFDHHVSAFQQPGDEAHFRADTSGHKFHDAHRKSCTCYLADVARERFGWDPSPMAELLHWAEIIDGALFPNPEMAVALEEPALRIMTVLEANKDPALIPQVIARMQTESLASIAASPLIAGPLAPLLERHRGHIDLVRSKARYDKGVVSFDLADEGVDSLNKFIAYALYPEARYTLWVGQGPSRAKVSLGSNPWRPQERRHDLAAIASRYGGGGHPVVSAISFKAGDIARARSAYLEILSELSG
- a CDS encoding PD40 domain-containing protein, which encodes MTKRGVLGALVGALMVVSTGCSEECVDQFDCTSEKGTPGQGKQWACVDNKCVARDVTTPPEEETDAGTQTDAGTQTDAGTQTDAGTQTDAGTQTDAGTMTLQEGEACTNTTSCMAGLYCDGSGGSKTCQPLHIAVTRKLTGTNTTEAVVVRYKTPGSNPATGTSDVTKLSEGTGQSRSPRWNKDGTAVAFVDASGNTVTLVTRNIPLVAAQKNELTTATAAGTSDFRYMEWAPSASIAWATQTGASVSGISTILGTGGDVQTVTTAGVFPSWSADGSSLAYSSGGVGLLTRAAGATSSTPVTGAGAQSEQPLHNAANNILLYLSVDTSKPAAEQTEQFGTDAVPLSQLYTIAASGGTPELIAATTEVDATNAAGPVRTYIANHTWSPGGTHVAYVRVFYVKTAAGGVICSGTADCGGRQGNAIYVRGIGTDGKPTGGELLLANEATLPSFSPDGRFIAYSSGGRLRVQRINPEATDEASLKVGDAIIHTWTGSTVSTGGGDDDRPRWQPRGP
- a CDS encoding TatD family hydrolase, which gives rise to MIDTHCHLDATRFDPDRHEVLDRAWAAGLHGILVPGVGPENWEPLLAMSRAEPRLQVGLGIHPQLLPDLPPEQDEEHLERLDALLARGGAIAVGECGLDGPSAAGAPMERQVAVLKRHLELARKHGLPVLMHCFRAHPALIELFKQEPLPEAGVLMHSYGGGADLARFYIQKGCYFSFAGPVTWAEARKPLDALRVIPPDRLMAETDAPDQAPTPHRGQRSEPGYLPRVIEGMARVLGEPVEALAQRTTENARRLFREAFPPPSL
- a CDS encoding tRNA threonylcarbamoyladenosine dehydratase produces the protein MNPQPTPPENVPATAGTPAPSEARPFKLHRRFDRTGRLLGDSAMERLSNARVVVFGLGGVGSYAAEGLVRSGIGHLTLVDFDTVCVTNANRQLHATAKTVGKPKAELMAQRCKDINPDANIEGLREFYRDELADQLLAPGSYDYVVDAIDNVKAKLHLLHRCVSLGIPVVSSMGAAGRLDPTSIRVEDLCETHMDPFAKDIRKLLKRKYGVPTERPTGITAVYSIEARRDPVSLRYDSDDGFMCVCPNENDFHSCERRTQIDGSVAFVTSVFGMNAAGVVVRRLSLGR
- a CDS encoding pentapeptide repeat-containing protein; the encoded protein is MDPRAHRLHLLLLLLSGPGLSACRGESEQERQQKALQKSVQQLLTTRECAGCDLTGAQLEGADLQGARLAGARLENAKLSRARLGNADLSGASLGGADARGADLRGARVDGASFGAARLQGATLEGVDLRKVTELPSANFEGANLRAVNLEGSSLTGTGGTYRRSEPSHAYSLSAGGGWLARADFTGAKLRFTVLARCNLEGAIFRDADLRDADLTHANLKNVELQGARLSDAIWEDGRTCAAGSQGSCRPRSR
- a CDS encoding RecB family exonuclease, whose amino-acid sequence is MARTFSNDFSWSKSRHEKLQECSRAYYFYYYRSWGGWESGAPNEVRELYVLKKLSNRYAWAGSVVHDAIKDALLDWRAGREVEPSKVEARALELMRKDFRYSREKGYRTQKYRKTFSGLVEHEYEEAVPDDAWKQNAETVRSALAWFFASRWPALARGLKPAQWLEVDAGAEFSTFTLDGVKVFAIPDFAYVDADGSPVVVDWKTGKARDGYDEQVLGYALYVSQRYRLPLEKVRASLVYLNDGVEHEVQVDRDAVEGFKARFAQSVARMRELLVNPATNTPKDESAFPQTEDLSSCTRCAFRRPCGREAAAAKVA
- a CDS encoding SDR family oxidoreductase codes for the protein MATRDFQEKVVLITGASSGIGRAAAKAYAAQGAHIVLAARRESQLLDAAREVEALGVRALPVRCDITREEDVVRLVRETEAAFGGLDILVNNAGLGLYGPVEGFSEEQLRQVFEINFFGLVRVTRAALPLLRKRAPGSQVVNVSSVLGHRGLPLLGGYGASKAAVNLLTESLRAELSTEGISVLLVSPGLTETEFRDARLNAEGWKQDAIPLNAMSSEAVAAAMVRASRRKRRETVLTLPGRVMVLANRWMPGLFDRVARRIANPAKTP
- the mutY gene encoding A/G-specific adenine glycosylase, coding for MSPQRKRKEPASAPLVEPGRRASLRSRLLEWYDRQKRDLPWRRTRDPYAIWLSEVMLQQTQVSTVIPYWERFLQRFPTVESLAAAPLPDVLAAWRGLGYYSRARNLHLAAQEVVARFGGKLPSTAAELLTLPGFGRYTSGAVASIAFGEPAPLVDGNVARVLSRIFEVEGAPGDRVREARLWALATELVHGERPGDFNQALMEHGATVCRPESPLCLLCPVREECLAYRHGRVDELPPARVRAAPKRMTLAVAVWAHQGRLLLARRAEKGLFGGLWELPAAEVEDDMPDTGSAAKLAEALGVDLEVGEHLGTVRRQLTHRALSLRLLRVTGPARPSHAPAFRELRWCTPDEAASLGMSTAMHKALEAAVTAGALEG
- a CDS encoding DUF4397 domain-containing protein — translated: MRRALGVWVLMMGLCLVGGAGCDDNPPGEPTVDAGQGGNPDAGNPDAGNPDAGNPDAGNIGGDAGTALAHVRFVNAFLGLKDNPSDSEDAPWKPFKVNVYQGGTKLFSASVEAGDEAVTDYVEVPAGTSFRFEVRDTEAPASASPVAISEVLSLAENAHVTLVGVGFLHASGDDRFDKPRLLVLKDEEFAAADKDSVRLRFVTAGRAVTSDQTRRLAVDGQSPFVTLAPFSADSAQGASLPKSVQRLVVSAPPPDRYVPSQGGRLSFSLPSQALASAGSWFAILTGDDRRPLPDEGEAALLLIPAGKRDFLRLKRDPLLYFLHAVMPDVDGNDPVPLQVLNGDRKVAAEIYYGYDPTIGELPVTATGHSLKVTLDGDDGTVVLDAAPTGPLEAGRRYLVVMNGKQGQTGALAPRLTVIPEGFPADAMDARVRFVDVSMNAPAQGVDFGYFDVASDGSRGNTFTSVVQGAKYAAIAGPATGVPFNAPLSRDGSNNAFMYYGIRDAAAGPAKALKGGVVARPHLVVLLGDWNQGTVEMRALNLRNNWWVSLSAPGVFE